CCTGGAGTTCTCAAAATAAATGGTCTTGACCTGTCCACACAGACGGAACAGAGACAGCAGCTGCTTGTAATACAGGAAACTGNNNNNNNNNNNNNNNNNNNNNNNNNNNNNNNNNNNNNNNNNNNNNNNNNNNNNNNNNNNNNNNNNNNNNNNNNNNNNNNNNNNNNNNNNNNNNNNNNNNNNNNNNNNNNNNNNNNNNNNNNNNNNNNNNNNNNNNNNNNNNNNNNNNNNNNNNNNNNNNNNNNNNNNNNNNNNNNNNNNNNNNNNNNNNNNNNNNNNNNNNNNNNNNNNNNNNNNNNNNNNNNNNNNNNNNNNNNNNNNNNNNNNNNNNNNNNNNNNNCTTAAACAGTAGTGGatgaaccaaaacaacaaagtattttattctAATCCTTAGAACACTGTCCaaagttttaataaatgctaaGATTCTAATGGATTTTGAatttatgaatgaataaaactgtttttttacaacATCATCAGGGTGTCGAAGTGTTTTCCAATAAAACAAGAGACAATAGAAATTCTAAAGCTGATACCATCACGGTGGTTTGAGGGTTTAGTCCACACATGTCTTTGGTAGCCATTTGTTCATCAATTTCCTTCTGGACAAAGTAGTTGGGGTAGTAGGCGCCAGCAATGACCACCTAAAACACAATCATGAAAACAATCATATTCAGCTATGCTCATTAAAGATCCAATCACAAAACAGTACTGACCTGCAAATTGTGGATCTATATTTACCTGAAGAATGAACCTCTGCTTGTGTGTGCTGGTGTAGTCTGAGGGTTGAGTATCCTCCGTGACGTGCATGTTGAACTGGGACACGCGTCTCTTCAGCTCATCGTACAGCTCTGCAACCTTGAAGtataaatcaagaattgtgATTGTCCAGAACACCTCGATCAGTTAAAAACCAAATTCATtcctttaacctcttaagacttCCAAGTGTGTGGACATCACATTTATGGTTAAATTACCACAGTAGTGAATTCAGCTGAACTGGAGACCTGTCACTACAGGTGTAGAGGGTTAGCTCGAATATCACCTTGGGTCTTATGAGgttaaagctttttgtttttccattcaaaTGGTCTCTTTGTACCTCTCTGATGCTCTTGATCTGAATGAAGTTCTCTTTACCCCAATTCAGCTCATCCTAATGagagaaaacagattaaaaatctacattttgaccaaaaaacatttgagctttgacatttttcatgtgttaGAACAAAAAAGAATTAGGGAAAGAAACGTATAACAAAATTTAAGGAAGAAAATTACACCTCAACAAGATTAAACTGCCCTAAACAATATTCCCTTGTTAATTGTAGGAGCTCCATTTGGAAGATAAATCTCGATAGGTGAAAACTGCtattacaaatgttttatactcttttctcagacagacatgaacatttgcACAATTATCTCCCTTCTTTGAACTCTGAAAGCTCAAACCCTTTAcagaaaataagtccagtattacaGAATTAAAactatgatttgaataaatctgGCAACCTGTACGCATTTTGTAGGCATGGAAAAGATTAATTGacaaggtctacagccaatcaggacgcagaacacaatgctcttaaaaaaaaaaaaattcaaaatcatgtaaaaaaaaaaaaaatctcaaacagCGAGGGAGAAAGTGATCAGATATAAATCGAGGTAACACTATAGGTCAACATAATGCTTTGGTTTACTTGAAAAACAATTACTGATCATTATTTTTAGACTCactacaatgaaaattatgattttaacatgttcttgtgaaatttttctcatgatggaggacacatataaagaaaattaaggttaagatttgtatttctttattgttgtgattcaggagcaggcgggaaaatgctgtttgaaaaattaTAGATGTAACGTAGAAGCCCTCAGCTCCCTTCTTCCCTCCATTCTGACATATCCTCTTGTAGAttactagatccatgtacatctttgttttcctcatctgagctgtcatctggctgaaatctgtacagctggatagctccaatactgctcaatatttctgttgcaccagtaatgtcaggttgtggttgtgaggagctgtaaactAGTGGAAGAAACTGTAAATATAGGGATGATGGGAACTGTGGGCAGCCTTATACCGCACTATCAAtcctgcctacaactcagaggcgaatttcttcTGAACTACCACCTAGAAAatgatgcaggtttttttttttaatttgggctaaaacagcttaattctaattaaaagaccactggaaatgttttcagaatagatcaaaaaatgatcagattggGACTTCAAAATGAGCAGATGATGAAAATTCTGATGACCATAAAACCACATTTCAGGATTGATTTACCTTCAGTTGCCTCAGTTCACCTTTCTTTTTGGACAGGTACCATGTCTGGtatagagataaaaaaaaacaaaagcttttaaaaaatggaaatgccTTGTGAAATAACCTGGATAAAAACATGGTAATGATTTAATACTACCTTGAAAGCATTGACCAAAGCAATGGAATCACTTTGAGAGCCACCAGCAAAAGCCAGTTTGCTCCTGAAATagcaataaatagaaaaatgctGACTTAATTCAAACATGATGCTGTAATATTTAATTGAGTCAGTGtaaagagttttaaaatgtttaaaagaacaaaaaaatgttacttttatttgaCAACACGGTTTGAAAAGAGAACACAACATCAAACCCTTCAGCTGAAGGTGTTCACCTGTGACCGGCCAGCTGGTGCAGGTACGGGAAAGTGAACATGTTCTTCAAGGACTGCGaggcagctaaaaaaaaatgaaaaatgttaaaataagcaacaaaaaaagaagataaacacAGTTTAAACGTCTTCTAAAGAGCTCTCATGGTAGGTTTTTACATTAGAGTACAactgtaaacagaaaaaaggcctGCAGAAGATGAATGCTATAGCAGGGGTGGGTAAAagttttgacttgtgggccacaaagggtgctaacatttttagaagGGTTGAACCAGGAGAAGATGGGTGGAGTTTTGATcttataagagaaagaaataacatgtaATCTGGGCAAAAATATGCTataattttgaatgaaaattcctatatatatattttaaaacagaacatttggattttttattttaacactgaCTTTTGTTGACATCTTAGTGTCAATTGCATCAATCAGTTAATATGTATAAGCGAAAAACACCAACttagaaatgtttcagtgttGGAATGACTGGAAAAATTATTGTCTGACTTGAAAAAACGcatttaagcataaaaaaaaacaaaatctttcacTATCACATGAAATATAGAATAAATTTCTGCACCTACAATGTATTTGTAATGCACCATCTATGGGTAGGCACCAGAAttgcaggaaaaataaaaaagtaaagcattatcaaaatattttattccagtttggtgggccagattaaatagacAGGTCACATATGGCCCCCGTGTTGTAATTTGCCCTCCCCTGTGCTAAAACCACAGTGAAGGACTTACCAATGATCAGGCATTCATCAAGGCATCCAAAGACATGACCGAGGACGATCATCTTCCCCAGGTGCAGGTCTACAGGCAGGTGTGCCAGCACTCGGCCCAGAAACGTCAGCTCACCATCATAGTTCTGATCATTGCCATCAGTTTTCACAGACAGGGCTCCGATCTGAAGAGCATAAAGCATAAAgctttgataaaaactaaacaaaaaaaaaaggctaacatTAAAATCACTTCTTTTTGTCCTCTCAATTTGTtgagtattttttcaaaaataatttacttttattctcGATTTTTTCTATGAATGCTCCttgttatattattttatcaCTGTggagtaaataaaatatattaaataggattcccttcttttttaggtttttaagttGTAGGCTCTTGTTCCATCTCCTCATCagcttttagtgaaaaaaaccTTTCCAAAGACATTTGTTTATGTTACGGTAGTAGTTGTGGGTAAGACATGTCAGTAAGGGAAGCATAACATGTATCAACGGTGAGTCACACAATGTGGTGAAGATAATTGTTGTCGCTGAATATGCTGCAAacatttgctgaagatgctgtaaggacttactgtaattgctgaaagAATTGCTGAAAGTATCTCAACAAAGAATTATCCTTAAAAACCGGAGaaagtgtcaaattagccataaaaagataaaattatgctaatatgttagcaaaactcaaagttagcttaaaaaacgtaGTTAGTTATAATGTTCTCAACATGCTGAACGGTTTGATACCCATATTGCATAGGtttgaaattgcacaaaaagttgtaagaattttttggaaaaacaatttgtgtaaatttaTGAACACAATCgtgtaaaagcttaaaattgcttaaatttaacaatgtgtagtaaaagcatgaatttcctgaacatgctggatgtgtaaaattgcataaaatgccgaatttgcttaaaatttgctcaaattgtgtaaaattgcgtagttgtgtaaagttgtgttaaatttgtgtaaccTGTGTAATTGTAAgaatgtgtagtaaaagcatgaatttcctgaacatgctggatgggtaaaattgcataaaatgccgaatttgcttaaaatttgcacaaatttgtgtaaaattgtgtaattttgtgcAACTTGCATGAATTTAAACAATGctggaagtacaagcatgaatttctggacatgctgaattttttaaattgcttaaattgagTAATTTgaaggaatttgtaaaaaaatcctattacttttaatggggctgaaaaaacgcacaaattgtgttactacgcaaaaactgtaaagtgtacaactactaataatacaagcagtaatgtccttaacgtgctgaacgttttgataccaagattgtgtaaatcgcataaagtgtgcttgagtttttacctgtcaaaaaacgtacggaaaaaaacgtaaataaagaatctcaatagtgtgaatgcattgaatgcattcacacaattataaaaacagaaattgatTGTAGTTCCACTTAAGCACCAAGAAACTAGTTTGGGTTAAATGTGTCCCGTTTGGTTTGGAAGGAACCGAGCCCAACCAATTATGTAATCTGTAGCAAACCTTCAATTAGCTGTTTTAAGTATTGCCCCAACAAAACAGATTTAGATTGGGATTAAATCATTTCACTCACTTCTTTAAGTTGCAGGACAGTTCTCACAATGTTATCAACACTGGGAGGAGACAGCGCTGTGGAGAGGAGAGAGCAGGGATCTCCAATGTCCAGCAGTTTCACCTTCAACATGATTGAGGACAGGGGAGCGAGCTGGGgacaagaaaacacaacacCTCTGACTGTAAGATGACTGACATGCACAACGATAATCAGAGGAGAGTCATCTCAtacaatgaaaaatatttgttattgtaATTACAGGTAACTGTAAAATATGACATATTTAGGATAAAGGGCAACTCTAATCATCTAAATAATTAGACAAgatttaaaagttctttttatctctaaaaactacttgattgaaaatgtagagaaaaaaaataatgtgatgCAAAATTACTTTAGGATTTATTATTCCTGtttctttaatatatttaaacatttttattttagaacaaaatttaACCAGATACTGGTTGATGTTAAACTGGTCTCTCACCAGCATCTCAGGAGTCATGTACTCTGGAATTTCTGTTTTCCAGAATGCTTTGGTCACCAGACGGTAACAGTAGCCTTTCGACACTCGACCTGCTCtgcctgagaaaaaaaaaaaaaaaaaaaagtaaaacgttaaaaaaaaaattaaaatatttcaataaaaaaaattctgtacaGTTGGTTCACCTTTCCGCTGGTTGCAGTTTGTTTTAGACGCCCACGTCAGATGGAGGCTCTGATAGTTGGTCTCTGGGTCACAGACCAAGTGGCGGACCAAACAAAAGTCAATCACTGTGGAAAAAATACAAGTTacaacattttaactaaaaaacaaacaaaattaagataATTGTATGTAGAATCCACCATATTTGACATCAGGAACAGTGACAGAACTCTCAGCAATGTTGGTGGAAAGAATGACCTGTAAAAAAGAGCAGACGGTCAGTAAAGCttgatctgaaaaaaataaattagaagaaaatctgatttttttatctaaCCTTCCTGCATCCAGGAATAGGGGTTAGGAACACATTGTTCTGCTCTTCCAAAGTCACAGTTGAATGGAGAGGAAAAACCTGCagtctgaggggaaaaaaaagaaaaatcacaacaaatggTAACGAAATCTTTTAATGGTTTGAAATGTGTGTGAGGTTTTTGAATGAATATCAAATAAAGCTGTTACTAACCAAAAGCCTTCAGCAGAGGTGCATTCTTTTGCTCACCTTTTGTGCAGGAGTTTGGCCAGGGCCGCCTGCATGGAGTTGATCTCGTTTATGCCAGGAAGGAAAACCAGGACGCTGCCTCTCTCTGGCACACCTTTCtcgtctttgtttttacttttgatgcaataaaaaaaaaaataaaaaaaaacagttttgttttcgTCCAGTAGCAGGCAAAACATGACAGAATACTTACCAAGAATCCTTCCCTTCCATTTCATCAAAGCTCTGGATGAGACTGGTGGCAACACTGTACATCTCCTCTGGGATGCACGGGGAATCGGACTGAGAGGACTTGATCTGGTAAAAATGCAATCATtcataaataaagcatttagCATTTTggaaaagcagcaacaaaatCATTTACATAAGTTACCCTGCATGAAAACAGTTTATGAAGGTCGTCCAGGTAAAACTCTTCAATGGCGTAGGGGGCTCCCTCCACTTCAAACACATGGGCAGGGATCATTCTGCCACATACGGGAGTACTGAAGTACTCTGCAAACTCTTTGCAGTTGATGGCGGCTGACATGAGGATAATCTGATGGAAATATCAAGTCAATAAACGGAGGTATAGAAAGAAGAATAACTTTGGTCTCGTGAGGCAACTACCTTGATGTAGCGAGAGTTGGAATGCAAGAACTTCTTCAAAACCAATAATAGAAAGTCCATCTCTTCTGAGCGCTCATGAACCTTAAAAGTGAAAaggaaatgttcatttttttactaaatcttATGGTGTTTGTCAAAGTGcagagaacagaaaaaaagagattcaGTGACATAACGTTGCCAAGCAAAGAACTGACTTTCATCAGGCTTTTTGGTAAgcaaaaaactacaatttttattaacttaaaaTCTGAAACACTGCataaaataaatggtttaaaagacccacttcaataaaattgtttttaggcatttttctgatgatgatggacataaaaatagatatttctaagtatttcttttttcaaattgtgagttgatgaaaaaaatacagatggaAAAGGAGCTGATATAAAATACACCAGATGGCCCACAAGCTCCCTTCTCCAACCTCTCAGCAGCGGGGAGAGGAAGGGGGAGCGGGGTTGTTCTGTGCACAActaagaggcaaatttctaatgatcgCTCTGTAAAAACTAtctcctagaaaatgacagatttttaaattttagataAATAGGGAATAGGGTGTAAACATAAGGCTACAGGAGAAAATACACGTGAACCttttggaattacttggtttaATGCAACGTGCCCATTTAGTACAGAAACTGAGGTACTTTTTCTGTTACAGTTTAAGAAAAGGCATAAGCTATGAAAAAATGTGTGGGTTAAATTTGAATGTAATCTCCCTtttctagaaaaataaataaaaaaagggatttttattCACCTCATCAACAAAAATGTGGGAAAACTCTGTGAGGCATTTGGCTGAAACCAGTTTTTGCAGAAGTACTCCTGTAGTCACATAGATTAGTTGTGTCTGATCAGAAGCTTTCTTCTCCAAGCCAACCTAGAACACAAACATTAGTGTCAATCAGACTGATAAGTCtagtaaatatataaataaactcaaGCATCTCAGAATCAAAAGGGTTCCTGCTTTTCATGAATTATAAgttcaggatttttttaggaACCCAGATAAGTAAAAATGCTGCACAAACCTGATATCCCACCAGATCACCCAGGGTGGATTTTCGCTGTTTGGAAACCCATCGAGCAATGCTCGTGGCTCCAATTTTGCGTGGTTGGGTGACTGCAATCTTGCATGGAGAGTTTTTCCCATTGTAGTGGTCCAGGATGTACTGAGGCAGCTGGGTAGTTTTGCCACTGCCTGTGGCTCCTCGAATGATCACGACTGAGTTGTTTTCTATGAAGGAAATTAGCTAGAAGCAGAAACACaactaaatgtttattaaacttacatttttttatgtttaagtaaGTAAACACAACCaattaaatgtacaaataaatgtaGTGAGTGTTGCATTTTTTAAGTTACTAAGCATTTATTCTGTTAGTCAGTACAAGCTCACTTTAAGTCAGCTGCTTTCAAGCCCCACAGGGTTACTTTTATTCCTCTTCACTGACTATTAAAGCCTAAGTGCTCCGGTGTCCTGAGGACAACCAAGTAAATCTCTAAAATAACTTGAAGATGAACAAATATGAGGCATGGAAGTGCTCTACAAGTTTACAAAGCTTCTTATCGACTTATGTCATTAGTAGAAAAAGTCTCACTTTTCGCCTGTCTTTGGTTATGGGCAAACTCTGGTATTCGTGGTTGATGGAGGGAGGAACTGTGcctaaaacacagaaacatatTCATAAAACGAGACATCAGTTCTGAActgcagcaataaaaaaagctaatataaTTGACTTAAACATAAATTGCATGACAAACTTTTAGCATCTTCAGGTTCTTGGATTTTTCCTCCACTGCATTCCTGGTCGTCCTCATCAGGTGAACTGAaacgagaaaacaaaagaacaaagttttttcatttcttctttcaatcaggtcttaaaaataaaaatgtgacgCTACAATATTTTCctgagaattattttttttattttattcccagTATTGACATGGGTGCGACTtctactcaggagtgacttacatgtggcttaaaaaaaataacaaatataggTTGAATccttcccctacatttagcccttcaaacAGAGATAGTGAAGAAGTGTATTTCTCCTCCACCGACATGTTTGACACAGATCACCCTACTGGTGGAGGGATAACTAGCCCTAAGCTAGTCTCTACCACTCCGccataaaaaaggattttggaCACCACctcagcttcaaatgcccctacaattggaggggagAATCCGTAGGAGTAGacaagggaagaattcagagtTGGTCATGGGCtcatatattcattattttcccactaacaagcGGTTGCCCTTTAGCGGTAGTGTCTGCtgacaaccactagagggcactgtaggtgtgtttATTAGTATTTGCTAATGACGGGAACACAGAAGAAGTGGACATGCTTCAAAAAAAGAGGCATCATACCCCATCATCCCTCATCCCATAAGTGTGACGTAACTCTTGTAATATCCAAGCCATGTAtacattaaagtggggtcatctggaccccataagaggagcacgagggttaaatgTGATTCTccttattatgctttttttgacTGCTGCAACTTTTACTTCGGAGCAacttatagtctgaaaaatagGGTAGATGAATATCGATCAAGTTAAATATTCATAGGtaagatttttgtaaaataaaatataataaaatatcttGAATTGTCTTGCTGCTTTTAATTTGCTGCAAAATTACTATTAAACTAAATAACAGGCAGCATGATAAAGAACAACTTGGAGTTAACTGACCTAAACAGACTTCGTTTACTTTATGGGCTCTTTTTACTTAATCCATTAAGTTGTTACTGCTACTTGATGGATTGTATCAACTGTAGTTTTCATGGAATCGTTGCACTGttcagatacaaaaaaaaaagtttatttttgtgttagaaatgaTTTTGTACAAtagataaataacaaaatatcagAGCAGAATGGAATTAGACTGTTATACTACAGTTCTTGAGTttgttctgcagcttttttgcaaaaatggacAAAGTGGTGAAATAAAagctcacacacaaaaaatcccaTGAGCCTTATCTTACACATGCACCCTTAGTGTCTTTTTCTCTGCAAGGCATGCCATCTCAAGAAAGCAAAAAGCAGCTGACCTAACCCCAGAGCTGCACACTGCACAAAGAAGTAGGTCAAAGAGAAGTGACAGATGACAGCTCTGTGCAACCATCCTACAAGAAGTCCTGATAACAGAAGCAGGAGGACGAGACATCAAACACGACAGGAggatacaaatatttaaaagacctGAACAAGGGGAAGACAGTTGCTGAAAtcttacatttaaacaagtcACCGGTGAGTAAAGTTGTTAAGTTTATAAGGAAAAAGGTaaaacttttcatctttttgctgttttggatttttctttatttcaatttcAGTCAACTCTCAGTAATGTTTTTATCTGCAAGTACagatttactttgaaagtttgatttgaagTGACTGCCATTTACCCTCGAAAATAACTAtgacaaactgtaaaaaacaaaaatcaaattaaagcatatttttaaaaacaagctttaCAACTGTGCATTCTGCAAAGCTTTACCTAAAAGTTATGCGATTAGCctttaatttttatgatttctaaaagaatttaaagacaTGCCTttgtttatgaataaaaagtttACATCAGATCATTTAATATTCATATATGCAGCCAATAAAACTGCAAGAATGACAGTAATAGTTAATCATAGTTTAATCTACATTCCTGTGTTTGTTCCTGACTGCAGCCGCTTCataaagcatgttaaaaatgagCCAAGtgattaaattatatttttttaaactgtaatagAATACTAAGCaacttcttttttgtcttactCACAATTTGTATGTTAAGAACTTAAATGAGATTTAGCTTGCtcctaaatttaaatgtattttacccttttttctacactatatatatatattttttaatcaatgttaACACAAACTCATGATTCTGCTTGATCatgttcttttgctttttatgtaGTTGAAGAAATATTTAGAGTAATTGATTTGGTTAATTTCAAGAAATTTaagcaataaaatacataaacaattGCTCAAAAAGGAATTAATGTAAATAATCGCActtctttaaatgaaataaaaagataaaatggtGTAATAGTAAATATCGCATCATCTCCCTCAACTCAGTTTACTTTGTTCTTCTTTCTAAGGTTTATTCCCTCCGAGCGCCATGCCTCTTTTCAGCTGGATGAAATGGATGTCAGAGACAAAAGCCCAAGAAGCTCAGGACGAAACGCCATCTCTGTATAGATCAAATTCATTATCCAGCCGCTGGCTAATAGCTCAGGTGTTGTGGCACGTGGAAGACAGGGAACAATGGGAAAGAGGATTGGAGTGGGAGCATGAGCAGTCGCATCATGCCTCAGGTCTACAATGGTTTCAGAGGTATCCCAGACTGCAAGGCCTCATTTCCTCATCGGAGCTACAACAACTGGAATATCTGTGTGCCCAAATACCGCCAAAGCACGCGGCCACCATCCTCTCCAGGTGTTTGATAGCAACCAAGCTCTGCTCCACATTACTATTCTGCATATCAAGTCTAGTATATTATTCACAAGGAAACTGTTTTTCATCTGTCCAATAgagaaccaacatttttttaaattgttgactATAAAAATCCTTTATGAACGTGTGATTTGTTTCCGTAGGTTTCGTGAGATGCTTGCCACTAACTGCGTAAGACCTTGGGAGCTGGTGTGCGTCTTCAAACAGGTCCTGCTGGATTTCCTGACCCAAAGAGAATGTGGTGATCCTGTATCAAACCAGCCAACCCAGCTTGGACCAATAGAAACATGGACCAGCTGGTATAAGAAGGAGCAGATATTtgtcacaccaacagtccctaAATACGGAAGCCACTACCGGGAAGAAATCCCAACCATCTCTGGATACGTGGATTGGGCTATGCGGCAATCGAGTTCAAACACGTTCAAGGTGGACTGGGATCTGCCAGATTACTATCAAAGGCCACTCAGTCCAAAAAAAGAATACAGTACAGTACTGTAAGAGGACatagaaccattgactgtatatgagaactggactaagtaaTCCCACCCCCGTCGTGTTCTTAATagaaagtacctgctggttccaagaagccatagatttctattgagaaataaacagctattactcaatcattatatttgtcaaagtaaCAATTGTTGccctgatacattttttaagattgctcttaataatcctaattttaatttatattttctctACAGTGTGAGTcattataaactggccaatcagatgtaTCAATAAAAGTATCCGtgttgaacatttaaaacctctGACAGATCATCCTGATCCTGCTTTCAAGTGGGTtcggccttccaacaagctcactcctgattggcgagagtgctTGCtagactctgaccaatcactggttccggctccaacatggccgcatccatatcatgaaaaaaaatggcaactgaactGACTTctgttctcatatacagtcaaataGCTTTAGGTGTAATGTGTGTTGACTTCGATTGCAACCAAActcatttaaaagtattttttatatacaatGTGCATGgcataacaaagaaaaatatgaaagaaaaataattaggaaaaaaaatcttacttgcactttgaatcttttttgtctgttcagattatttttcatggCTGATGAGGGGAAAACAATGGAGTAAACGCATGCTTTCCTGAGTATTTTCCAGCTTTCCCTTCACTTCTTGCTGCTCATTACCTTGACACTTAAAACGTGTGGcccagtaaaacaaaaaccttgGACACACGTGAAATATGTTTGGCCAACGGGATTTTCCacaagtttttgtattttaggcaTATATCGCCTATGTAGCACTAATATATAAGAAACGGGgaccaaaaaaaatccaatttgtgtAGCGGACGCATGTTCCAAACAAGCACGTGCGGCTCTGTGCACATTTCCCCCTTGTAgatagcatgctaacatttgggctcaaaaacataaaataaggaATTTATTGGGTTACATTTGCACATTTGTATTACAGAGACAgcaaaattaattcaaaaacaaTTACCTCTAaaatttttaaccattttttgcGTCTTGAAATATTGAAATGGGTGTTTGCTAGCTTAACAACTTGGATTTAAGCTAACAATTACCTGATGGCTTTGGAGGAGGGCTCGTCGCTCTTTATTTCAGAACTTTTCTCAGAAAGCTTAAATTTTGCAAATGAAGCCCCAGAGCAAAACCAGTCGGAAATTTGCTCTGGGGTGACAGTTTTCTCCATCTTGAAGGCTGCAAAAGGACCGCGTTTCGGATAAGTAGCCGCTACAGACCACACGTGTGGCGCGTGCCGCGTGGTGGTCTATATCGCCCCCTGGTGGTTGTGTTGGGAACTACTTCTCAAAGAAAAGGCAAAGTAAATCAGTTGCTTTCTTTTtcgtttttaacaaaaataataattatatcaGAAAcggggacaaaaaaaaaatccaatttgtgtAGCGGACGCATGTTCCAAATAAGCACGTGCGGCTATGTGCACATTTCCCCCTTGTAgatagcatgctaacatttggg
The genomic region above belongs to Oryzias melastigma strain HK-1 linkage group LG22, ASM292280v2, whole genome shotgun sequence and contains:
- the tdrd9 gene encoding ATP-dependent RNA helicase TDRD9 → MEKTVTPEQISDWFCSGASFAKFKLSEKSSEIKSDEPSSKAISSPDEDDQECSGGKIQEPEDAKSTVPPSINHEYQSLPITKDRRKLISFIENNSVVIIRGATGSGKTTQLPQYILDHYNGKNSPCKIAVTQPRKIGATSIARWVSKQRKSTLGDLVGYQVGLEKKASDQTQLIYVTTGVLLQKLVSAKCLTEFSHIFVDEVHERSEEMDFLLLVLKKFLHSNSRYIKIILMSAAINCKEFAEYFSTPVCGRMIPAHVFEVEGAPYAIEEFYLDDLHKLFSCRIKSSQSDSPCIPEEMYSVATSLIQSFDEMEGKDSCKNKDEKGVPERGSVLVFLPGINEINSMQAALAKLLHKRLQVFPLHSTVTLEEQNNVFLTPIPGCRKVILSTNIAESSVTVPDVKYVIDFCLVRHLVCDPETNYQSLHLTWASKTNCNQRKGRAGRVSKGYCYRLVTKAFWKTEIPEYMTPEMLLAPLSSIMLKVKLLDIGDPCSLLSTALSPPSVDNIVRTVLQLKEIGALSVKTDGNDQNYDGELTFLGRVLAHLPVDLHLGKMIVLGHVFGCLDECLIIAASQSLKNMFTFPYLHQLAGHRSKLAFAGGSQSDSIALVNAFKTWYLSKKKGELRQLKDELNWGKENFIQIKSIREVAELYDELKRRVSQFNMHVTEDTQPSDYTSTHKQRFILQVVIAGAYYPNYFVQKEIDEQMATKDMCGLNPQTTVMVSALEFLFFLYYKQLLSLFRLCGQVKTIYFENSRAFVEFSNASGESEGLSEVSLALLSARQGSPMEISVHPTGQIEAFAADRPVSHLKYGRLTADIQTLSVTPIEIGSSTADLEKLPPTRFFIVNVTEVVDVGHFWGYPSEEQNLAKKRNLTAEINSRTLNPVTRLLHPNMCVLAPYGENAEHSLYYRAKVLHISATGVEVFFVDFGNKAVVASKSLREIPPDLLSHPFQAMEFQLAGMSPSARSMILGNKWSTQARNDFLSLVKGQLVLVSVYSIVHGVIRVDLLINMESKEISVVDILVENGHAVKTEESCDSKQSHEVLMSVYKDKQDGTYVPNSVGSAFKERTEEDKELIHNLLCHFSKRQNTSSKKLQLQGPLSSYMTNFYSLSQMTSYRTVSISRSSINSIALNDSPHLKHMRMLVAGTVSVTATGSSILLSDTSLLPNIPGLPALVTMLFTPIMELRTDKERTCYTGALCGLGYNSQTKEVILPEHDIELEFDVRFDVEDIIEINALRMAINSLLCDGEKGTLHLRPDRISQLQEDCRERLIRLFTKSPPREPITPPYNESRGKWNQVDPSLWMNFAEEGSSNNRGDFLKLHPVTLLNS